The following proteins come from a genomic window of Denitromonas sp.:
- the minC gene encoding septum site-determining protein MinC: MHPASASTKPIEFRGATLGVMTARLRDTDPMRLADAMHTLLGGMPDFFNREATILDFAELAQMPERIDWPGLASLLRRYRLQPVAVSNLPDAFIDGARKIGLAVLDADNAAAMAPEAPAAAAAPAPAPAPVVEAPAPAAIATAEPTLIIDRPLRSGQQAYARGGDLVLLAGVSHGAEVIADGSIHCYGPLRGRALAGAQGNARARVFSTNFGPELVSIAGVYRTFEKGIPEAVAGKTAQAWLKGEGDHQTLTIAPLQTQ, from the coding sequence ATGCACCCAGCTTCCGCATCCACCAAACCCATCGAATTCCGGGGCGCAACACTGGGCGTCATGACCGCGCGCCTGCGCGACACCGACCCGATGCGCCTCGCCGACGCCATGCACACCCTGCTCGGCGGCATGCCCGACTTCTTCAACCGCGAAGCGACCATTCTCGACTTCGCCGAACTGGCGCAGATGCCCGAACGCATCGACTGGCCGGGTCTCGCCAGCCTGCTGCGGCGCTACCGCCTGCAACCGGTGGCGGTCAGCAACCTGCCCGACGCCTTCATCGACGGCGCGCGCAAGATCGGCCTGGCCGTGCTCGACGCCGACAACGCCGCTGCAATGGCCCCCGAGGCTCCGGCTGCGGCCGCTGCCCCGGCGCCGGCACCAGCGCCTGTCGTCGAGGCCCCCGCGCCGGCGGCCATCGCCACCGCCGAGCCAACGCTGATCATCGATCGCCCGCTGCGCTCCGGCCAGCAGGCCTATGCCCGCGGCGGCGACCTGGTGCTGCTCGCCGGCGTCAGCCATGGCGCCGAAGTCATCGCCGACGGCAGCATCCACTGCTACGGCCCGCTACGCGGCCGTGCGCTGGCCGGCGCCCAGGGCAACGCACGGGCGCGCGTCTTCAGCACCAATTTCGGCCCCGAACTGGTCTCCATCGCCGGGGTCTACCGCACCTTCGAAAAAGGCATCCCCGAGGCCGTGGCCGGCAAGACCGCCCAGGCCTGGCTCAAGGGCGAAGGCGACCACCAGACATTGACGATTGCGCCGCTGCAAACCCAATAA
- a CDS encoding Hsp33 family molecular chaperone HslO: MLRQDSLVQPFLFDDLDIRGSIVQINDAWRAMIDQRGYSAAVRAILGELTAVTAIMSANLKQPGRLTFQMQGHGPLSLMVVDCTEALNLRGYAKTDASVAGSTLGEIIGDGRLQLTLDIAGLDQPYQSLVPIEGDTVAAVFEHYLAQSEQQPAALWLVANGDTAAGLFLQKLPDADQRDADGWARVTQLAATVKPDELRNLSPTDVLARLFHEETVRIFAPRPVLHRWPADPEKVKTMLRGLGREEVESVLAAEGVIEIHDDMSNHTYRFDADAVHELFAAPDAPPTQH, translated from the coding sequence ATGTTGCGCCAAGACAGCCTCGTCCAGCCCTTCTTGTTCGACGACCTCGACATCCGCGGCAGCATCGTCCAGATCAACGACGCCTGGCGCGCGATGATCGACCAGCGCGGCTACAGCGCTGCCGTGCGCGCCATCCTCGGCGAGCTGACCGCGGTCACCGCGATCATGTCGGCCAACCTCAAGCAACCCGGCCGGCTCACCTTCCAGATGCAGGGCCACGGCCCGCTCTCGTTGATGGTGGTCGACTGCACCGAAGCACTCAACCTGCGCGGCTACGCCAAGACCGACGCCTCGGTCGCCGGCAGCACGCTGGGCGAGATCATCGGCGACGGCCGCCTGCAGCTGACCCTCGACATCGCCGGGCTCGACCAGCCCTACCAGAGCCTGGTGCCGATCGAGGGCGACACCGTTGCCGCCGTGTTTGAACACTATCTGGCCCAGTCCGAGCAGCAACCTGCCGCCCTGTGGCTGGTCGCCAACGGCGACACCGCCGCCGGCCTGTTCCTGCAGAAGCTGCCCGACGCCGACCAGCGCGACGCCGACGGCTGGGCGCGCGTCACCCAGCTGGCCGCCACGGTCAAGCCGGACGAGCTGCGCAACCTGTCGCCCACCGACGTGCTCGCACGCCTGTTCCACGAAGAGACGGTGCGCATCTTCGCCCCGCGCCCGGTCCTGCACCGCTGGCCGGCCGACCCGGAAAAGGTCAAGACCATGCTGCGCGGCCTCGGCCGCGAGGAGGTCGAATCGGTGCTGGCGGCCGAAGGCGTGATCGAGATCCACGACGACATGAGCAACCACACCTACCGCTTCGACGCCGATGCTGTGCACGAGTTGTTCGCCGCACCGGACGCACCGCCCACCCAACACTGA
- a CDS encoding ArsC family reductase → MIRIYGIRNCDTMKKALTWLDSQAIAYTFHDYKREGIDSTTLADWVARVGREPLVNTRGTTWRKLPDEARRIDSDADAIALMQANTSLIKRPVLDTGDGRLLVGFNADTYATELTERR, encoded by the coding sequence ATGATCCGCATCTACGGCATCCGCAACTGCGACACCATGAAGAAGGCCCTGACCTGGCTCGACAGCCAGGCCATCGCCTACACCTTCCACGACTACAAGCGCGAGGGCATCGACAGCACCACGCTGGCCGACTGGGTCGCCCGCGTCGGCCGCGAACCGCTGGTCAACACCCGCGGCACCACCTGGCGCAAGCTGCCCGACGAGGCCCGCCGCATCGACTCCGACGCCGACGCCATCGCCCTCATGCAAGCCAACACCAGCCTGATCAAGCGCCCGGTGCTCGACACCGGCGACGGGCGCCTGCTGGTCGGCTTCAACGCCGACACCTACGCCACCGAACTCACGGAGCGCCGCTGA
- a CDS encoding Tex family protein, whose translation MPHSIEHRLADELKATQRQVVAAIALLDEGATVPFIARYRKEVTGGLDDTQLRTLEDRLGYLRELESRRAAIVESIESQGAMTDTLRAQIAEADTKQRLEDLYLPYKPKRRTKAQIAREAGLAPLAEALLADPTLTPETEAARYLNAEAGITDTKAALDGARQILIEQFSEDAALLDALRGLLGERGRIVSKVVEGQETEGAKFRDWFDFAEPVSSIPSHRLLALLRGRNEGVLRLGIELSDPPPAGEPGPCELTVARHAGIRDNGRAADRWLIETARWAWSVKIAVHLELELMNTLRERAEEEAIRVFAGNLKDLLLAAPAGPRVTIGLDPGLRTGVKVAVVDGTGKLVDTATIYPHEPRRDWDGAMAEIARLAKKHGADLIAIGNGTASRETDRLAAELIKRHPELKLTKVMVSEAGASVYSASALAAAEFPDLDVSLRGAASIGRRLQDPLAELVKIDPKSIGVGQYQHDINQTRLARMLDAVVEDCVNAVGVDVNTASAALLSRISGLNATLANNIVAHRDANGPFPDRRALKAVPRLGDKTFEQAAGFLRINGGSNPLDASAVHPEAYPLVEKILADIQRDVGSIIGDSRTLKALEAKRYADERFGEPTVNDILAELDKPGRDPRPAFRTAAFRDGVEKLSDLAEGMVLEGVVTNVTNFGAFVDIGVHQDGLVHISALSERFVKDPRTVVKAGDVVPVKVLEVDLQRKRIALTMRLSDTPADGRKPAQRQDTNRDKPAARGARPPRKDAPQPQGNMAAALARALKK comes from the coding sequence ATGCCCCACTCCATCGAACACCGCCTGGCGGATGAACTCAAGGCCACCCAACGCCAGGTCGTGGCCGCCATTGCCCTGCTCGACGAAGGCGCCACCGTGCCCTTCATTGCCCGCTACCGCAAGGAAGTCACCGGCGGGCTCGACGACACCCAGCTGCGCACGCTGGAAGACCGCCTCGGCTACCTGCGCGAGCTCGAGTCGCGCCGCGCCGCCATCGTCGAATCCATCGAGTCGCAAGGCGCGATGACCGACACCCTGCGCGCGCAGATCGCCGAGGCCGACACCAAGCAGCGCCTCGAAGACCTCTACCTGCCCTACAAGCCCAAGCGTCGCACCAAGGCCCAGATCGCCCGCGAGGCCGGCCTGGCGCCGCTGGCCGAGGCCCTGCTGGCTGACCCGACGCTGACGCCGGAGACCGAGGCGGCCCGTTATCTGAACGCCGAGGCCGGCATCACCGACACCAAGGCCGCGCTCGACGGCGCGCGCCAGATCCTGATCGAGCAATTCAGCGAAGACGCCGCCTTGCTCGACGCCCTGCGCGGCCTGCTCGGCGAGCGCGGCCGCATCGTCTCGAAAGTGGTCGAAGGCCAGGAGACCGAAGGCGCCAAGTTCCGCGACTGGTTCGACTTCGCCGAGCCGGTCAGCAGCATTCCCTCGCACCGCCTGCTGGCCTTGCTGCGCGGGCGCAACGAAGGGGTACTGCGCCTCGGCATCGAGCTGTCTGACCCGCCGCCCGCCGGCGAACCGGGCCCCTGCGAGCTGACAGTGGCGCGCCATGCCGGCATCCGCGACAACGGCCGCGCCGCCGACCGCTGGCTGATCGAAACCGCGCGCTGGGCCTGGTCGGTGAAGATCGCCGTCCACCTCGAACTCGAACTGATGAACACCCTGCGCGAGCGCGCCGAGGAAGAAGCCATCCGTGTCTTCGCCGGCAACCTCAAGGATTTGCTGCTCGCCGCCCCGGCCGGCCCGCGCGTCACCATCGGCCTCGATCCGGGCCTGCGCACTGGCGTCAAGGTGGCCGTGGTCGACGGCACCGGCAAGCTGGTCGACACCGCCACCATTTACCCGCACGAGCCGCGCCGCGACTGGGACGGCGCCATGGCCGAGATCGCCCGCCTGGCCAAGAAGCACGGCGCCGACCTGATCGCCATTGGCAACGGCACCGCCTCGCGCGAGACCGACCGCCTCGCCGCCGAGCTGATCAAGCGCCATCCGGAACTGAAACTCACCAAGGTGATGGTCTCCGAAGCCGGCGCCTCGGTGTATTCCGCCTCGGCGCTGGCCGCCGCGGAGTTTCCCGACCTGGATGTGAGCCTGCGCGGCGCCGCCTCGATCGGCCGCCGCCTGCAGGACCCGCTGGCCGAGCTGGTCAAGATCGACCCCAAGTCCATCGGCGTCGGCCAGTACCAGCACGACATCAACCAGACCCGCCTGGCGCGCATGCTCGATGCCGTGGTCGAGGACTGCGTCAATGCCGTCGGTGTGGATGTGAACACCGCCTCGGCCGCCCTGCTCAGCCGCATCTCCGGCCTCAACGCCACGCTGGCCAACAACATCGTCGCCCATCGCGACGCGAACGGCCCCTTCCCTGACCGGCGCGCGCTCAAGGCCGTGCCGCGCCTGGGCGACAAGACCTTCGAACAGGCCGCCGGCTTTTTGCGCATCAATGGCGGCAGCAACCCGCTCGACGCCTCGGCGGTGCACCCGGAGGCCTATCCGCTGGTCGAAAAGATCCTCGCCGACATCCAGCGCGATGTGGGCAGCATCATCGGCGATAGCCGCACGCTCAAGGCGCTGGAGGCCAAACGCTACGCCGACGAACGCTTCGGCGAGCCGACGGTGAACGACATCCTCGCCGAACTCGACAAACCCGGCCGCGACCCGCGCCCGGCCTTCCGCACCGCCGCCTTCCGCGACGGCGTCGAAAAGCTCAGCGACCTGGCCGAAGGCATGGTGCTCGAAGGCGTGGTGACCAACGTCACCAATTTCGGCGCCTTCGTCGACATCGGCGTACACCAGGACGGCCTGGTGCACATCTCGGCGCTGTCGGAGCGCTTCGTGAAGGACCCGCGCACCGTCGTCAAGGCCGGCGACGTGGTGCCGGTCAAGGTGCTGGAGGTCGACCTGCAGCGCAAGCGCATCGCACTCACCATGCGCCTGTCCGACACCCCGGCCGACGGCCGCAAACCGGCGCAGCGGCAGGACACCAACCGCGACAAACCCGCCGCGCGCGGCGCCCGCCCGCCACGCAAGGACGCGCCGCAGCCCCAGGGCAACATGGCCGCCGCCCTGGCCCGCGCGCTGAAGAAATAA
- a CDS encoding D-hexose-6-phosphate mutarotase: MKSTITTTTQHGQPVIQVHTADGAEATISLFGGQILHWQPAGGRPCLYLSEQATYDGKTAIRGGVPVCFPQFAAQGPLPRHGLVRTRPWRLVGQREIDRQVMLTLAIDSDDDTLAVWPYLFSLELTINIGARRLDMELEVTNTGADALEFTAALHTYLRVGEVELAELHGLKGLSYTDACDGGTRKTDPMPVLQVDDPIDRIYHDVRRPLTLDDNGRTLQIEQENFNDVVVWNPWEAGAAALADLPDRDFRRMLCVEAAMVKAPVRLAADAQWWGRQSLIVGE; encoded by the coding sequence ATGAAATCCACCATCACGACCACCACGCAACACGGCCAGCCGGTCATCCAGGTCCACACCGCTGACGGTGCGGAGGCCACCATCAGCCTGTTTGGCGGCCAGATACTGCACTGGCAGCCGGCCGGTGGCCGCCCGTGCCTGTATCTGAGCGAACAGGCCACCTACGACGGCAAGACCGCGATCCGCGGCGGCGTGCCGGTGTGCTTTCCACAGTTTGCCGCCCAGGGGCCGCTCCCCCGGCACGGGCTGGTGCGCACCCGGCCGTGGCGGCTCGTCGGTCAGCGTGAAATCGACCGGCAGGTGATGCTCACCCTGGCCATCGACAGCGACGACGACACCCTGGCCGTGTGGCCCTACCTGTTTTCGCTCGAACTGACCATCAACATCGGCGCCCGCCGGCTCGACATGGAGCTGGAAGTGACCAACACCGGCGCCGACGCACTCGAATTCACCGCCGCGCTGCATACCTACCTGCGCGTGGGCGAAGTGGAACTGGCCGAACTGCACGGACTCAAGGGACTGAGCTACACCGACGCATGCGACGGCGGCACCCGCAAGACCGATCCCATGCCCGTCCTGCAGGTCGACGACCCCATCGACCGCATCTATCACGACGTCCGCCGCCCGCTCACGCTCGACGACAACGGCCGCACCCTGCAGATCGAGCAGGAGAATTTCAACGATGTGGTGGTATGGAATCCGTGGGAAGCGGGCGCAGCCGCGCTGGCCGACCTGCCCGATCGCGACTTCCGGCGCATGCTGTGCGTCGAGGCGGCCATGGTCAAGGCGCCCGTCCGGCTCGCCGCCGACGCCCAGTGGTGGGGCCGGCAAAGCCTGATCGTTGGCGAATGA
- a CDS encoding DNA-3-methyladenine glycosylase I codes for MPTMPDLAERCPWCGSEPLYVAYHDEEWGVPQHDDRTLFEMLTLEGAQAGLSWWTILQKRQGYRRAFDNFDVERIARYTDADIARLVADAGIVRHAGKIRATIGNARAFLELQAREGSFDRWLWQFVDGQPLINRWRTLADVPGKTALSDTLSRELKRHGFKFVGSTICYAFAQATGLVNDHLLGCPQHPDRLTHRITQDTP; via the coding sequence ATGCCGACCATGCCCGACCTCGCCGAGCGCTGCCCCTGGTGCGGCAGCGAGCCGCTCTATGTCGCCTACCACGACGAAGAGTGGGGCGTACCGCAGCATGACGACCGGACGCTGTTCGAGATGCTGACGCTCGAAGGCGCCCAGGCCGGCCTGTCGTGGTGGACCATCCTGCAAAAGCGCCAGGGCTATCGCCGCGCTTTCGACAATTTCGACGTCGAACGCATCGCGCGCTATACCGATGCAGACATCGCCCGCCTGGTCGCCGATGCCGGTATCGTCCGCCACGCGGGCAAGATCCGCGCGACCATCGGCAATGCCCGCGCCTTTCTCGAGCTGCAAGCGCGCGAGGGCAGCTTCGATCGCTGGCTGTGGCAGTTCGTCGACGGCCAGCCGCTGATCAACCGCTGGCGCACGCTGGCCGACGTGCCGGGCAAAACCGCGCTGTCCGACACGCTCAGCCGCGAGCTCAAGCGCCATGGCTTCAAGTTTGTCGGCTCAACCATCTGCTACGCCTTCGCGCAGGCCACCGGGCTGGTCAATGACCACCTGCTCGGCTGCCCGCAGCACCCCGACCGCCTGACTCACCGCATCACGCAAGACACCCCATGA
- a CDS encoding bifunctional acetate--CoA ligase family protein/GNAT family N-acetyltransferase — protein MKEKHYLTPLFEPKSVGVIGASERETAIGGVLIRNMLDAGFKGKIFAINPKHDKVHGVTCYKSVEDVPHRLDLVVIATAAQKVPAIIDGCGRAGVKAAIVLSAGFSETGPRGAALERSVMDAARRHKIRLLGPNCLGIMRPDLGLNATFAHGRALPGSIGLISQSGALCTAILDWARPNNVGFSAVVSLGSSRDVDFGEALEYMISDPRTESIFLYVEGLRDARRFMSALRGAARVKPVLLIKVGRHPEASKAVLSHTGALVGDDAVFDAAIRRAGVIRLYNMGQLFASANALFSHFRPRGNRLAIITNGGGPGVMAADRALDLGIPLAQLSEQTMAKLNDCLPATWSHGNPIDILGDADVDRYRGAIKAVLEGPNVDGVLVMLTPQAMTRPVEVAKALIEEERSADKPVVTCFMGEEQVGEARKLFEAAGIPTFRTPEPAVELFSHISAYYRNQKLLAQTPASLSENNPPSIESARLVIETALNERRKVLNEMESKAILAAFRIPIAQTVVARSATEAMVLAEEIGLPVVMKIDSLDITHKSDVGGVRLNLTSLAAVRTAYQEILEGVRRTHPNASINGIAIEPMVIKRNGRELMVGVRRDPVFGPIITFGEGGTRVEVQKDRAIALPPLNSYLARDLIRSTRVSSYLDEFRNMPPINMEALEMVLLRVSEMVCELPWLKELDINPLIVDENGAVAVDARIVADNVSPTADRYDHMAIHPYPQHLTTHWTLPDGTDVTIRAIKPEDADLEVNFVRKLSAETKYFRFMNTMRELPPAMVVRLTQIDYDREMAFVATVTEDGQETEIGVCRYAVNPDGESCEFAVVVADDWQHRGLARRLMGVLIETARNRGLVYMNGVFLANNDRMLRFVQSLGFVLSSDPEDSTVKLGVLPLQD, from the coding sequence ATGAAAGAAAAGCACTATCTCACCCCGCTCTTCGAGCCCAAATCCGTTGGCGTCATTGGCGCCAGCGAGCGTGAAACCGCGATCGGCGGGGTGTTGATCCGCAACATGCTCGACGCCGGCTTCAAGGGCAAGATCTTCGCCATCAACCCCAAGCACGACAAAGTGCACGGGGTCACGTGCTACAAGAGCGTCGAAGACGTGCCGCACCGGCTCGACCTCGTGGTCATCGCCACCGCTGCCCAGAAAGTCCCGGCCATCATCGACGGTTGCGGCCGCGCCGGCGTCAAGGCCGCCATCGTGCTGTCGGCCGGCTTTTCGGAAACCGGCCCGCGCGGTGCCGCGCTCGAGCGCTCGGTCATGGACGCCGCCCGCCGCCACAAGATCCGCCTGCTCGGCCCGAACTGCCTGGGCATCATGCGGCCCGACCTCGGCCTCAACGCCACCTTCGCCCACGGCCGCGCCCTGCCCGGCTCGATCGGCCTGATCTCGCAGTCCGGCGCGCTGTGCACCGCCATTCTCGACTGGGCCCGGCCGAACAACGTCGGCTTCTCGGCCGTGGTGTCGCTGGGTTCCTCGCGCGATGTCGATTTCGGCGAGGCGCTCGAATACATGATCTCGGACCCGCGCACCGAGAGCATCTTCCTCTACGTCGAAGGCCTGCGCGATGCGCGCCGCTTCATGAGCGCACTGCGCGGCGCGGCCCGCGTCAAGCCGGTGCTGCTGATCAAGGTCGGCCGCCACCCCGAGGCCTCCAAGGCCGTGCTCAGCCACACCGGCGCGCTGGTCGGCGACGATGCGGTCTTCGACGCCGCCATCCGCCGCGCCGGTGTCATCCGCCTGTACAACATGGGCCAGCTGTTCGCCTCGGCCAACGCGCTGTTCTCGCACTTCCGCCCGCGCGGCAACCGCCTGGCCATCATCACCAACGGCGGCGGCCCGGGCGTGATGGCTGCCGACCGGGCACTCGACCTGGGCATTCCGCTGGCGCAGCTGTCCGAACAGACCATGGCCAAGCTCAACGACTGTCTGCCGGCCACCTGGTCGCATGGCAACCCGATCGACATCCTCGGCGACGCCGACGTCGACCGCTACCGCGGCGCCATCAAGGCAGTGCTCGAAGGCCCGAACGTCGACGGCGTGCTGGTCATGCTCACCCCGCAGGCCATGACCCGCCCGGTCGAGGTGGCCAAGGCGCTGATCGAAGAAGAACGCAGCGCCGACAAGCCGGTGGTGACCTGTTTCATGGGTGAAGAGCAGGTCGGTGAAGCACGCAAGCTGTTCGAGGCCGCGGGCATCCCCACGTTCCGCACGCCCGAGCCCGCTGTCGAGCTGTTCAGCCACATCTCGGCCTACTACCGCAACCAGAAGCTGCTGGCGCAGACCCCCGCCTCGCTGTCGGAAAACAACCCGCCGTCGATCGAAAGCGCGCGCCTGGTCATCGAAACCGCGCTCAACGAACGCCGCAAGGTGCTCAACGAGATGGAGTCGAAGGCCATCCTCGCCGCCTTCCGCATCCCCATCGCGCAAACGGTGGTCGCCCGCTCGGCCACCGAAGCCATGGTGCTGGCCGAGGAAATCGGTCTGCCGGTGGTGATGAAGATCGATTCGCTCGACATCACCCACAAGTCCGACGTCGGCGGCGTGCGCCTCAACCTCACCAGCCTGGCCGCCGTGCGCACCGCCTACCAGGAGATCCTCGAAGGCGTGCGCCGCACCCACCCCAACGCCAGCATCAACGGCATCGCCATCGAGCCGATGGTGATCAAGCGCAACGGCCGCGAGCTGATGGTCGGCGTGCGCCGCGATCCGGTGTTTGGCCCGATCATCACCTTCGGTGAAGGCGGCACCCGCGTCGAGGTGCAAAAAGACCGTGCCATCGCCCTGCCGCCGCTCAACTCCTACCTCGCCCGCGACCTGATCCGCTCGACCCGCGTGTCGTCCTACCTGGACGAGTTCCGCAACATGCCGCCGATCAACATGGAAGCGCTGGAGATGGTGCTGCTGCGCGTCTCCGAAATGGTGTGCGAGCTGCCGTGGCTCAAGGAACTGGACATCAACCCGCTGATCGTCGACGAGAACGGCGCCGTCGCGGTCGATGCCCGCATCGTGGCCGACAACGTCTCGCCCACGGCGGATCGCTACGACCACATGGCGATCCACCCCTATCCGCAGCACCTGACCACGCACTGGACGCTGCCCGACGGCACCGATGTCACCATTCGCGCCATCAAGCCCGAAGATGCCGACCTCGAAGTCAATTTCGTGCGCAAGCTGTCGGCGGAGACCAAGTACTTCCGCTTCATGAACACCATGCGCGAGCTGCCGCCGGCCATGGTCGTGCGCCTCACCCAGATCGACTACGACCGCGAGATGGCGTTTGTCGCCACGGTCACCGAGGACGGTCAGGAAACCGAGATCGGCGTCTGCCGCTACGCGGTCAATCCCGACGGCGAGTCCTGCGAATTTGCCGTGGTGGTGGCCGACGACTGGCAGCACCGCGGGCTGGCGCGGCGCCTGATGGGCGTGCTCATCGAAACCGCGCGCAACCGCGGCCTGGTGTACATGAACGGCGTTTTCCTCGCCAACAACGACCGCATGCTGCGCTTCGTGCAGAGCCTCGGCTTCGTGCTCTCGAGCGACCCGGAAGACAGCACCGTCAAGCTCGGCGTCCTTCCGCTGCAGGACTGA